A region of the Candidatus Kuenenbacteria bacterium HGW-Kuenenbacteria-1 genome:
GAAAATATAAAAAAACTTTCTAAATTAAAAGTTAATACTGTTGTAGGAACTACTGGTTGGTATAATCAAATGGATGATGTGAAAAAAATTGTTGAAGAATCAAAAATTGGACTTCTTTGGTCATCAAATTTTTCAATTGGAGTAAATTTATATTATGAGATAATAAAAAAAGCTTCACAATTATTTAATAATTTTCCAGAATTTGATATTTGGGCACACGAAGTGCATCATTATAATAAAGCTGATTCTCCATCAGGAACAGCTAAAATAATTGAGAAAATTCTTTTAGAAAATATTAAAAGAAAAACTTCTGTTGTTGAAGAAAAATTGGATAGAAAAATAAAACCAGAAGAAATTCATTTTTCTTCCACTCGCGGAGGCGCTGTTAATTTTACTCATGATGTTTGTTTTGATAGCGCGTCTGATTATGTAATGATTACGCATATTGCGCGCGATAGAAAAGGATATGCTGAGGGAGCAATTAAAGCAGCAGAATG
Encoded here:
- the dapB gene encoding 4-hydroxy-tetrahydrodipicolinate reductase — protein: MNIAIIGFGAMGKIIKELAELAGHNVLVIVDPQTSVKKIDEADFSKIDVAIDFSHPTSAIENIKKLSKLKVNTVVGTTGWYNQMDDVKKIVEESKIGLLWSSNFSIGVNLYYEIIKKASQLFNNFPEFDIWAHEVHHYNKADSPSGTAKIIEKILLENIKRKTSVVEEKLDRKIKPEEIHFSSTRGGAVNFTHDVCFDSASDYVMITHIARDRKGYAEGAIKAAEWLNKKQGFFSMEDFLENIK